Sequence from the Segatella copri genome:
CGGAGCTTACCGCATTGGTGAGCAGATGCTCTATGTATCATCGGGTATTGGTGGTTCTTTCCCTTTCCGCCTAGGCGCATGGCCTGAACTGACAGTTATCACGCTGAAACGTGATTTATAGTTCTTAAAGATACCGAAACTGGTGTTTAAGTGTTAAAATACAGTTAAATATTAGCTGTTTGAACCATTGTGATGAAAAAAACGTGTTAAAAATTTGGTGGTTCGAATAAATGTTGTAACTTTGCACTAGTTTTCGCATATATTTGGGCAAATGGGGGGTGTCGTGAGATTGTACTCCATTTGTTTTTTGAAGCAAGGCGAAAATACTTCACATCAGAAGTAGCTGTTCATAATTTAATTTTACATTTAACATTGAAAACAATGAAGATTCCTGTAGAAGAACAATATAAATACGTAAAACTTACTCTCCCGGATGGAAGCAAGGCTGAAGGTCAGGCTGTCTTGTTGCATGCCTGTTGTGCACCTTGTTCGGCGGCTATCGTAGAATGTATGCTTCGTAATGGTATGAAGCCTACTGTATATTTCAGTAACAGCAATATCTATCCTCAGCAGGAGTATGATGTCCGCAAACATGAACTGAAACGATTTCTGGAAGCCCAGAATGTACCTTATGTAGAGGATGAGTACGACCATGAGGAATGGCTTTCTGTTATCAAGGGTTTAGAGGATGAGCCCGAGCGTGGCAGCCGTTGTTCTGTCTGCTTTCAGTTCCGCCTCTCTCATGCAGCCAAGTATGCGCAGGAGCATGGTTTTCACCTTCTTACTACCACGTTGGCATCTTCGCGCTGGAAGAATATCAGACAGATAGATACTGCCGGTCATCTTGCCGTTGAGGCTTATCCTGATGTAGAATGGTGGGATATGAATTGGCGGAAGGGCGGTTTGCAGAATCGACGAGGTGAACTCTTGAGAATCAATGAATTCTATAATCAGTTATATTG
This genomic interval carries:
- a CDS encoding epoxyqueuosine reductase QueH — protein: MKIPVEEQYKYVKLTLPDGSKAEGQAVLLHACCAPCSAAIVECMLRNGMKPTVYFSNSNIYPQQEYDVRKHELKRFLEAQNVPYVEDEYDHEEWLSVIKGLEDEPERGSRCSVCFQFRLSHAAKYAQEHGFHLLTTTLASSRWKNIRQIDTAGHLAVEAYPDVEWWDMNWRKGGLQNRRGELLRINEFYNQLYCGCEFSMR